Proteins encoded together in one Bombyx mori chromosome 24, ASM3026992v2 window:
- the LOC100862759 gene encoding KDM4 isoform X1: protein MSVHGDDAGVGAGGLAIQVFRPTWDEFKDFNKYIQHMESKGAHKAGLAKVIPPPEWVPRRSGYDLDALNVTIPAPICQVVTGKQGLFQQINIQKKSMTVKQFAVMANSAKYCTPRHSSFDDLERKYWKNVTYVAPIYGADVNGSITDPDVTEWNINSLGTILDFVNSDYGIEIDGVNTAYLYFGMWKTTFAWHTEDMDLYSINYLHFGEPKTWYAIPPEHGKRFERIAAGFFPTSAKTCQAFLRHKMTLISPQILKQYSVPVNKITQEAGEIMITFPYGYHAGFNHGFNCAESTNFAAPRWVEYGKRAMQCTCSNDMVKISMDTFVKRFQPDRYELWLKGQDIGCHPEQPEKMVPAPHPSGQDILCNKNNTELPESFIEAEIEGIKKKKRHPLHLKRAMASKSISEGAIAVSILGHDVMDDDEMTMAEGDLDMMTSMKRPNLPMQPDDTQLDVLEDIWLKGDEMDPSEARLPDTGYIDSDRDSDYGVTKSARKGTKGRKKRNIKKEKNKSKKDDEGKSESPDDKKLVKTRGKKIKTKKLSEEQLENMNAVLSNWESPPHETDVKINTIPPDPLTTEPTASHSTTPAIVDNKVPKKRKKEKSIKDGGVNEKPKKEKIKKDPSLVSANNIKPGDVKEKKPRKPRTPKKVDNTGHPFLSPIMNKIHNKLTKNRMTLNPQAGLKIASSTCNSVPSPYPIHTYSSSSKSLLKPITATTKQPNPILNPTIPDVPRVPKIMPLNKNPSAFVDEFHKFMNSQSSLPLHPEPHRKTPRKYIKPEKVVVQKVDHPKQDAFPMPVGQYNDSIFVNNPIDYRTYGERPQPPVDRSVWRQDYYQPMLHGVQTMYGQMNSNQYYRSPYQSPWYGFHNNPACLNVLTKQEASPCAEKEEVKVEVERFIDLARQMEAFFLQKRFLLSAMKPELLVREDNNELKCELQRKEELLRRHYDKITQWQSLLADLQGHTGYNKCQQQQQSSQQSMQQAPSPRQQPCNVQQNVQTQQAVSPRQQPCAVQQSVQAQQMAAAAAAQQVALQQQAALQQQQVPRPQLPPYPANVQRR from the exons ATGTCGGTACATGGAGACGATGCAGGTGTCGGCGCGGGAGGCTTGGCGATCCAAGTCTTCCGCCCTACGTGGGACGAGTTTAAGGAtttcaataaatacatacagCACATGGAATCGAAGGGTGCTCATAAAGCAGGCCTGGCCAAGGTCATCCCACCACCGGAATGGGTCCCACGAAGGTCTGGCTACGACTTGGATGCGCTCAATGTGACGATACCGGCGCCTATATGTCAAGTGGTCACCGGTAAACAAGGTTTGTTCCAACAAATTAATATTCAGAAGAAATCTATGACTGTGAAACAATTCGCGGTGATGGCTAACTCAGCCAAGTACTGCACCCCTCGTCACTCCAGCTTTGACGACCTGGAGAGGAAGTACTGGAAAAATGTGACTTATGTAGCCCCTATTTATGGTGCCGATGTAAATGGCAGCATCACAGATCCAGACGTCACAGAATGGAACATTAATAGCTTAGGGACAATTTTAGACTTTGTCAACTCTGACTACGGTATCGAAATTGATGGCGTGAATACAGCATACCTGTATTTTGGCATGTGGAAAACTACATTCGCATGGCATACTGAAGACATGGATCTTTACTCAATAAATTACTTGCATTTTGGTGAACCAAAAACTTGGTATGCTATTCCCCCTGAACACGGGAAGCGTTTTGAGAGAATAGCTGCAGGATTCTTCCCAACGTCAGCCAAGACTTGCCAGGCATTCTTGCGACATAAAATGACATTAATCTCACCACAAATTCTAAAGCAGTACTCGGTACCAGTGAATAAGATAACTCAGGAGGCGGGTGAAATTATGATCACATTTCCCTATGGTTATCATGCAGGATTCAATCATGGTTTTAATTGTGCGGAATCTACAAACTTTGCTGCTCCTCGATGGGTGGAATATGGAAAACGTGCCATGCAATGCACTTGTAGTAATGACATGGTGAAAATATCCATGGACACCTTTGTCAAACGATTCCAGCCCGACAGATATGAGCTCTGGTTGAAAGGTCAAGATATCGGTTGTCACCCGGAACAGCCGGAAAAGATGGTGCCAGCTCCCCACCCATCAGGGCAAGACATACTCTGCAACAAGAATAACACTGAGCTACCTGAATCATTTATTGAAGCAGAAATTGAAGGTATTAAGAAGAAAAAACGCCACCCCCTTCATTTAAAGAGAGCAATGGCTAGCAAGAGCATTTCTGAAGGTGCTATAGCAGTGTCGATTCTGGGTCACGATGTAATGGATGATGATGAAATGACAATGGCTGAAGGGGATTTGGACATGATGACTTCGATGAAGCGCCCAAATTTGCCTATGCAACCTGATGATACACAGCTCGATGTTTTAGAAGATATATGGCTGAAAGGGGATGAGATGGATCCGTCAGAAGCTAGATTACCGGACACAGGCTACATAGATTCTGATCGGGATTCAGATTATGGTGTCACAAAAAGTGCTCGTAAAGGCACTAAAGGCAGGAAAAAGAGGAAtataaagaaagaaaagaacAAATCTAAAAAGGACGACGAAGGAAAATCGGAAAGCCCAGATGACAAAAAACTGGTCAAAACACGTGGaaagaaaattaaaacgaaaaaacTATCTGAAGAGCAATTGGAAAACATGAATGCTGTGTTGTCTAACTGGGAGTCCCCACCTCACGAGACTGAtgtcaaaataaatacaataccaCCAGATCCTTTAACTACTGAACCCACCGCAAGTCATTCGACAACACCAGCAATAGTAGATAACAAGGTAccgaagaaaagaaaaaaggaaaaatctATCAAAGATGGTGGTGTTAATGAGAaacctaaaaaagaaaaaataaagaaagatcCGTCACTTGTCAGTGCTAACAATATAAAACCGGGTGATGTCAAAGAGAAGAAACCACGGAAACCCCGTACTCCGAAGAAAGTTGATAATACTGGACATCCCTTTTTATCACCCATCATgaataaaatacacaataaatTGACAAAGAACAGAATGACCTTAAATCCTCAGGCTGGTTTAAAGATTGCGTCGTCCACTTGTAATTCGGTTCCTAGTCCATATCCAATCCACACCTATTCTAGTAGTAGTAAATCTTTATTGAAACCGATCACGGCAACTACAAAACAGCCCAATCCAATCTTAAACCCAACAATTCCAGACGTACCTCGTGTACCGAAAATAATGCCACTTAACAAAAACCCGAGTGCTTTTGTGGACGAGTTCCACAAATTCATGAACTCTCAGTCTTCTTTGCCATTACATCCAGAACCACACAGAAAGACACctagaaaatacattaaaccagAAAAAGTGGTCGTACAAAAAGTTGATCATCCAAAGCAAGATGCTTTTCCGATGCCAGTTGGTCAGTACAATGATtcaattttcgtaaataatCCCATAGACTATAGGACGTATGGGGAAAGACCACAACCCCCTGTGGACAGGAGTGTGTGGAGACAAGACTATTATCAGCCGATGCTACATGGAGTTCAAACGATGTACGGGCAAATGAACTCAAACCAATACTACAGAAGCCCATACCAGTCGCCTTGGTACGGTTTTCACAATAATCCT GCTTGTCTGAATGTGTTGACGAAGCAAGAAGCTTCACCATGCGCCGAAAAGGAGGAAGTCAAAGTAGAGGTAGAACGATTCATCGATCTCGCCAGACAGATGGAAGCATTCTTCCTGCAGAAAAG ATTTCTTCTATCCGCTATGAAACCTGAACTCTTGGTCAGAGAGGACAATAATGAGTTAAAATGTGAACTGCAGAGGAAAGAAGAGCTACTCCGGAGACATTATGATAAGATAACACAATGGCAAAGTCTCTTAGCTGATTTGCag
- the LOC100862759 gene encoding KDM4, whose product MSVHGDDAGVGAGGLAIQVFRPTWDEFKDFNKYIQHMESKGAHKAGLAKVIPPPEWVPRRSGYDLDALNVTIPAPICQVVTGKQGLFQQINIQKKSMTVKQFAVMANSAKYCTPRHSSFDDLERKYWKNVTYVAPIYGADVNGSITDPDVTEWNINSLGTILDFVNSDYGIEIDGVNTAYLYFGMWKTTFAWHTEDMDLYSINYLHFGEPKTWYAIPPEHGKRFERIAAGFFPTSAKTCQAFLRHKMTLISPQILKQYSVPVNKITQEAGEIMITFPYGYHAGFNHGFNCAESTNFAAPRWVEYGKRAMQCTCSNDMVKISMDTFVKRFQPDRYELWLKGQDIGCHPEQPEKMVPAPHPSGQDILCNKNNTELPESFIEAEIEGIKKKKRHPLHLKRAMASKSISEGAIAVSILGHDVMDDDEMTMAEGDLDMMTSMKRPNLPMQPDDTQLDVLEDIWLKGDEMDPSEARLPDTGYIDSDRDSDYGVTKSARKGTKGRKKRNIKKEKNKSKKDDEGKSESPDDKKLVKTRGKKIKTKKLSEEQLENMNAVLSNWESPPHETDVKINTIPPDPLTTEPTASHSTTPAIVDNKVPKKRKKEKSIKDGGVNEKPKKEKIKKDPSLVSANNIKPGDVKEKKPRKPRTPKKVDNTGHPFLSPIMNKIHNKLTKNRMTLNPQAGLKIASSTCNSVPSPYPIHTYSSSSKSLLKPITATTKQPNPILNPTIPDVPRVPKIMPLNKNPSAFVDEFHKFMNSQSSLPLHPEPHRKTPRKYIKPEKVVVQKVDHPKQDAFPMPVGQYNDSIFVNNPIDYRTYGERPQPPVDRSVWRQDYYQPMLHGVQTMYGQMNSNQYYRSPYQSPWYGFHNNP is encoded by the coding sequence ATGTCGGTACATGGAGACGATGCAGGTGTCGGCGCGGGAGGCTTGGCGATCCAAGTCTTCCGCCCTACGTGGGACGAGTTTAAGGAtttcaataaatacatacagCACATGGAATCGAAGGGTGCTCATAAAGCAGGCCTGGCCAAGGTCATCCCACCACCGGAATGGGTCCCACGAAGGTCTGGCTACGACTTGGATGCGCTCAATGTGACGATACCGGCGCCTATATGTCAAGTGGTCACCGGTAAACAAGGTTTGTTCCAACAAATTAATATTCAGAAGAAATCTATGACTGTGAAACAATTCGCGGTGATGGCTAACTCAGCCAAGTACTGCACCCCTCGTCACTCCAGCTTTGACGACCTGGAGAGGAAGTACTGGAAAAATGTGACTTATGTAGCCCCTATTTATGGTGCCGATGTAAATGGCAGCATCACAGATCCAGACGTCACAGAATGGAACATTAATAGCTTAGGGACAATTTTAGACTTTGTCAACTCTGACTACGGTATCGAAATTGATGGCGTGAATACAGCATACCTGTATTTTGGCATGTGGAAAACTACATTCGCATGGCATACTGAAGACATGGATCTTTACTCAATAAATTACTTGCATTTTGGTGAACCAAAAACTTGGTATGCTATTCCCCCTGAACACGGGAAGCGTTTTGAGAGAATAGCTGCAGGATTCTTCCCAACGTCAGCCAAGACTTGCCAGGCATTCTTGCGACATAAAATGACATTAATCTCACCACAAATTCTAAAGCAGTACTCGGTACCAGTGAATAAGATAACTCAGGAGGCGGGTGAAATTATGATCACATTTCCCTATGGTTATCATGCAGGATTCAATCATGGTTTTAATTGTGCGGAATCTACAAACTTTGCTGCTCCTCGATGGGTGGAATATGGAAAACGTGCCATGCAATGCACTTGTAGTAATGACATGGTGAAAATATCCATGGACACCTTTGTCAAACGATTCCAGCCCGACAGATATGAGCTCTGGTTGAAAGGTCAAGATATCGGTTGTCACCCGGAACAGCCGGAAAAGATGGTGCCAGCTCCCCACCCATCAGGGCAAGACATACTCTGCAACAAGAATAACACTGAGCTACCTGAATCATTTATTGAAGCAGAAATTGAAGGTATTAAGAAGAAAAAACGCCACCCCCTTCATTTAAAGAGAGCAATGGCTAGCAAGAGCATTTCTGAAGGTGCTATAGCAGTGTCGATTCTGGGTCACGATGTAATGGATGATGATGAAATGACAATGGCTGAAGGGGATTTGGACATGATGACTTCGATGAAGCGCCCAAATTTGCCTATGCAACCTGATGATACACAGCTCGATGTTTTAGAAGATATATGGCTGAAAGGGGATGAGATGGATCCGTCAGAAGCTAGATTACCGGACACAGGCTACATAGATTCTGATCGGGATTCAGATTATGGTGTCACAAAAAGTGCTCGTAAAGGCACTAAAGGCAGGAAAAAGAGGAAtataaagaaagaaaagaacAAATCTAAAAAGGACGACGAAGGAAAATCGGAAAGCCCAGATGACAAAAAACTGGTCAAAACACGTGGaaagaaaattaaaacgaaaaaacTATCTGAAGAGCAATTGGAAAACATGAATGCTGTGTTGTCTAACTGGGAGTCCCCACCTCACGAGACTGAtgtcaaaataaatacaataccaCCAGATCCTTTAACTACTGAACCCACCGCAAGTCATTCGACAACACCAGCAATAGTAGATAACAAGGTAccgaagaaaagaaaaaaggaaaaatctATCAAAGATGGTGGTGTTAATGAGAaacctaaaaaagaaaaaataaagaaagatcCGTCACTTGTCAGTGCTAACAATATAAAACCGGGTGATGTCAAAGAGAAGAAACCACGGAAACCCCGTACTCCGAAGAAAGTTGATAATACTGGACATCCCTTTTTATCACCCATCATgaataaaatacacaataaatTGACAAAGAACAGAATGACCTTAAATCCTCAGGCTGGTTTAAAGATTGCGTCGTCCACTTGTAATTCGGTTCCTAGTCCATATCCAATCCACACCTATTCTAGTAGTAGTAAATCTTTATTGAAACCGATCACGGCAACTACAAAACAGCCCAATCCAATCTTAAACCCAACAATTCCAGACGTACCTCGTGTACCGAAAATAATGCCACTTAACAAAAACCCGAGTGCTTTTGTGGACGAGTTCCACAAATTCATGAACTCTCAGTCTTCTTTGCCATTACATCCAGAACCACACAGAAAGACACctagaaaatacattaaaccagAAAAAGTGGTCGTACAAAAAGTTGATCATCCAAAGCAAGATGCTTTTCCGATGCCAGTTGGTCAGTACAATGATtcaattttcgtaaataatCCCATAGACTATAGGACGTATGGGGAAAGACCACAACCCCCTGTGGACAGGAGTGTGTGGAGACAAGACTATTATCAGCCGATGCTACATGGAGTTCAAACGATGTACGGGCAAATGAACTCAAACCAATACTACAGAAGCCCATACCAGTCGCCTTGGTACGGTTTTCACAATAATCCTTaa